Proteins found in one Planctomicrobium piriforme genomic segment:
- the coxB gene encoding cytochrome c oxidase subunit II, producing the protein MVDKSFRWMPEMASNFALDVDLIYGFLVLVTVFFTALICVLVMGFAIYYRRGAKVDRGVRFHSNFMEVVWASGPFVLSMAMFLWGALVFFDMKTPPENTLDIQVVGKQWMWKIQHPEGRTEINALHVPLGQPVRLRMISEDVIHSFFIPAFRVKQDVLPAFFSQLWFTPTKVGTYHLFCAEYCGTEHSQMIGQVVVMHPQDYARWLADAKNDPPSVVGERLYERFRCGACHKADGSGNGPALAAIFGKMRPLKGGGAQAANEQYLRDAIMNPHKQILAGYQSVMPSFQGQLSESDALAITSYLKSLSVEPATPPAPKDEAKPATTPPGGNE; encoded by the coding sequence ATGGTTGACAAATCCTTCCGCTGGATGCCGGAGATGGCGTCGAACTTCGCGCTCGACGTCGACCTGATTTACGGCTTTCTCGTGCTGGTCACGGTCTTTTTCACCGCGCTGATTTGCGTGCTGGTGATGGGCTTCGCGATTTATTATCGCCGGGGCGCCAAAGTCGATCGCGGCGTCCGCTTCCACAGCAACTTCATGGAAGTGGTCTGGGCGTCCGGCCCGTTCGTGTTGTCGATGGCGATGTTCCTGTGGGGAGCACTCGTATTCTTTGACATGAAGACGCCGCCTGAGAACACGCTCGATATTCAAGTGGTCGGCAAGCAGTGGATGTGGAAGATTCAGCATCCGGAAGGCCGTACCGAAATCAACGCCCTGCATGTCCCGCTGGGACAGCCGGTTCGTCTGCGAATGATCAGCGAAGATGTGATTCACAGCTTCTTCATTCCGGCGTTCCGCGTGAAGCAGGACGTGCTGCCGGCGTTCTTCTCGCAGTTGTGGTTTACGCCGACCAAGGTCGGAACCTATCACCTGTTCTGTGCGGAATACTGCGGGACTGAACACTCGCAGATGATCGGTCAGGTCGTGGTCATGCATCCGCAGGACTATGCCCGCTGGCTGGCGGACGCCAAGAACGATCCGCCGTCGGTTGTCGGCGAGCGGTTGTACGAGCGCTTCCGCTGCGGCGCCTGCCACAAGGCGGATGGTTCCGGCAACGGCCCGGCTCTCGCCGCCATCTTCGGCAAGATGCGTCCGCTCAAGGGAGGAGGCGCTCAGGCCGCGAACGAACAGTACCTGCGCGACGCCATCATGAATCCGCACAAGCAGATTCTGGCCGGATACCAGTCGGTGATGCCGAGCTTCCAGGGTCAGCTCTCGGAGAGCGACGCCCTGGCGATTACGTCGTACCTGAAATCGCTGTCTGTCGAGCCAGCCACGCCGCCTGCTCCGAAAGACGAGGCGAAGCCTGCGACCACTCCTCCCGGCGGCAATGAATAG
- a CDS encoding cytochrome c oxidase subunit 3 family protein produces MSSHAAHPSYVKHQFDDALQQRTSAALGMWAFLVTEVMFFGGLFTGYMVYRFWYYPQWDAASRTLDVWLGAFNTFVLLTSSLTMAFAVDSAASGNNKALKRNILLTLLLGITFVGIKGIEYYTKWSHHLVPGPYFHWDASHYGDVGNEGAIQLFFVFYFVMTGLHAFHMLIGFGLLITLWIQAKLGKFCAEYYTPVEMIGLYWHFVDIVWVFLFPLLYLIDRT; encoded by the coding sequence ATGAGTTCACACGCCGCTCATCCTTCGTATGTCAAGCATCAGTTCGATGATGCTTTGCAGCAGCGAACATCCGCCGCGCTGGGGATGTGGGCCTTCCTCGTGACGGAAGTCATGTTCTTCGGCGGCCTGTTCACGGGCTACATGGTCTACCGGTTCTGGTACTACCCGCAATGGGATGCCGCGAGCCGCACGCTCGATGTCTGGCTCGGCGCGTTCAACACGTTCGTCCTGCTGACCTCCAGCTTGACGATGGCGTTTGCGGTTGATTCCGCCGCGAGCGGCAACAACAAAGCCCTCAAACGCAACATCCTCCTGACTCTGCTGCTGGGGATCACCTTCGTCGGCATCAAGGGGATCGAATACTACACCAAGTGGAGCCACCATCTGGTGCCGGGCCCCTATTTTCATTGGGATGCCTCGCACTACGGAGACGTCGGTAACGAAGGGGCCATCCAGCTCTTCTTCGTGTTCTACTTCGTCATGACCGGTCTGCATGCATTCCACATGCTCATCGGGTTCGGCCTGTTGATCACCTTGTGGATTCAGGCCAAACTCGGCAAGTTCTGTGCGGAATACTACACTCCCGTGGAAATGATCGGGCTGTATTGGCACTTCGTCGATATCGTCTGGGTCTTCCTGTTCCCGTTGCTCTATCTGATTGACCGAACATAA
- the ctaD gene encoding cytochrome c oxidase subunit I, whose protein sequence is MTTNVKRNYLNADYNVWSWFLTGDHKRIAILYLISITVFFFLGGAAAVLFRLELMTPKGDLVIPETYNKLFTMHGVIMVFFFMIPAVPAVLGNFLMPIMLGARDLAFPKLNLASWYIYVIAGIFTLYALIRGGVDTGWTFYTPYSSTYGNTAVVAAALGVFISGFSSILTALNFIVTTHTMRAPGLTWFRLPLFVWAHYATSLVIILGTPVVAITIVLVGIERICGVGIFDPKLGGDPILFQHLFWFYSHPAVYIMLLPSMGVISELVSCFSHKKVFGYEFIAFSSLAIAVLGFLVWGHHMFVTGQSMYAGFVFSFISMLVAIPSAIKVFNWTATLFKGSVSWSTPMMYALGFIGLFTIGGLTGLFLATLAVDVHVHDTYFVVAHFHYVMVGGVVMGYLGGIHFWWPKMTGRMYPEGWGRVSAVIIFIGFNLTFFPQFVLGYLGMPRRYHAYPEEFQVLNVMSTAGASILGVGYLLPLGYLLWSLKYGKIAGKNPWDARGLEWETDSPPPTFNFDVMPVVTRPAYDYDTEAFERKEVAPELENTIGQSGRELVESEH, encoded by the coding sequence GTGACGACCAACGTAAAACGTAACTATCTCAACGCGGACTACAACGTCTGGTCATGGTTTTTGACCGGCGATCACAAGCGGATCGCCATTCTGTACCTGATCAGCATCACGGTGTTCTTCTTCCTCGGAGGCGCCGCGGCGGTGTTGTTTCGTCTGGAACTCATGACCCCCAAGGGGGATCTCGTGATTCCGGAGACCTACAACAAGCTGTTCACGATGCACGGCGTGATCATGGTGTTTTTCTTCATGATTCCCGCCGTGCCGGCCGTCCTCGGGAACTTCCTGATGCCGATCATGCTGGGCGCCCGCGATCTCGCGTTCCCCAAGCTGAACCTGGCAAGCTGGTACATCTATGTCATCGCCGGCATCTTCACCCTGTATGCCCTGATCCGGGGCGGGGTCGACACCGGGTGGACCTTCTACACTCCGTATTCCAGCACCTACGGCAACACGGCCGTGGTCGCGGCGGCGCTCGGGGTGTTTATCAGCGGGTTCTCCTCGATTCTCACCGCGCTGAATTTCATTGTCACGACGCACACGATGCGAGCGCCTGGTCTCACCTGGTTCCGTCTGCCGTTGTTTGTCTGGGCTCACTATGCGACTTCGCTGGTGATCATTCTCGGGACGCCCGTGGTTGCCATCACGATTGTCCTGGTGGGGATCGAACGCATCTGCGGAGTGGGGATCTTCGATCCGAAGCTCGGCGGCGATCCGATTCTGTTCCAGCACCTGTTCTGGTTCTACTCGCATCCGGCCGTGTACATCATGTTGCTCCCCTCGATGGGAGTCATCAGCGAACTGGTCTCCTGCTTCTCGCACAAGAAGGTCTTCGGTTACGAGTTCATCGCCTTCTCCAGCCTCGCGATTGCCGTTCTCGGCTTTCTCGTCTGGGGGCATCACATGTTTGTGACCGGCCAGTCGATGTATGCCGGGTTCGTCTTCTCCTTCATTAGTATGCTGGTGGCGATTCCATCAGCCATTAAGGTTTTCAACTGGACCGCGACCTTGTTCAAGGGGTCAGTCAGCTGGAGTACCCCCATGATGTACGCCCTTGGGTTCATCGGGCTGTTCACCATCGGTGGTCTGACCGGATTGTTTCTCGCCACCCTGGCCGTCGACGTCCACGTTCACGACACTTACTTCGTCGTCGCTCACTTCCACTATGTGATGGTCGGCGGGGTCGTGATGGGTTACCTGGGCGGGATTCACTTCTGGTGGCCGAAGATGACCGGACGCATGTATCCGGAAGGCTGGGGCCGCGTCTCTGCCGTGATCATCTTCATCGGCTTCAACCTGACCTTCTTCCCGCAGTTCGTGCTCGGCTACCTGGGGATGCCGCGTCGCTATCACGCCTATCCGGAAGAGTTTCAGGTGCTGAACGTCATGTCGACCGCCGGGGCATCGATCCTGGGGGTCGGTTACCTGTTGCCGCTCGGTTACCTGTTGTGGTCGCTGAAGTACGGCAAGATCGCCGGTAAGAATCCGTGGGATGCCCGCGGGCTCGAATGGGAAACCGATTCCCCGCCGCCGACCTTCAACTTCGACGTCATGCCGGTTGTCACGCGGCCTGCCTATGATTACGACACGGAAGCTTTTGAACGTAAAGAGGTCGCGCCAGAACTGGAAAACACCATCGGGCAGTCCGGTCGCGAACTGGTCGAGTCGGAACACTAA
- a CDS encoding cytochrome C oxidase subunit IV family protein: MAHHSHVKVYLTVYFTLLVLVLFTVLVSLVPTGILAFPIAMAIASFKALLIVLIFMHVKDETPLVRVFAFVGVVWLGIMFAFTMADYATRGNTSALSVRQIEALEPGVPQTGGHGAPHGDGHGSTDHAAPAAPAH, translated from the coding sequence ATGGCTCACCACTCGCACGTCAAAGTGTATCTCACCGTCTACTTCACCTTGCTGGTCCTGGTGTTGTTTACGGTGCTCGTGTCGCTGGTGCCGACCGGCATCCTTGCGTTCCCGATCGCAATGGCCATCGCCTCGTTCAAGGCGCTGCTCATTGTGCTGATTTTCATGCACGTCAAAGACGAAACTCCGCTGGTGCGGGTGTTCGCTTTCGTCGGCGTGGTGTGGCTGGGGATCATGTTCGCCTTCACGATGGCCGACTACGCGACTCGCGGCAACACCAGCGCCTTGTCGGTCCGCCAGATCGAGGCCCTCGAACCCGGCGTCCCGCAGACGGGCGGTCATGGCGCACCGCATGGTGACGGCCACGGCTCGACCGATCATGCCGCACCCGCTGCTCCGGCTCACTAA
- a CDS encoding DUF3341 domain-containing protein: MNTVPPDTYGLLAEFPDSDSLIEAAQALTDRGYRKVEAYSSFPIEGLAEALNFHRSWIPLVVFIGGVAGCIIGFSMQYWISVYAYPLNIGGRPTNSWPLFIPVTFELTILLAASSAVFGMLALNGLPRPYHPLFAVPQFSKASLDGYFIGIQAIDPLFDMEATTKLLHELHAKEVLHVPSGE; this comes from the coding sequence ATGAACACCGTCCCCCCTGACACATATGGGCTCCTCGCCGAGTTCCCGGACAGCGATTCGCTGATCGAGGCGGCGCAGGCATTGACTGATCGCGGCTATCGAAAGGTGGAGGCCTATTCCTCCTTCCCGATCGAAGGTCTCGCAGAGGCGCTGAACTTTCATCGCTCGTGGATTCCGCTGGTGGTGTTCATCGGCGGCGTTGCTGGCTGCATCATTGGTTTTTCGATGCAGTACTGGATCTCCGTCTATGCGTATCCGCTGAACATCGGCGGACGACCGACGAACAGTTGGCCGCTGTTTATTCCGGTTACATTTGAACTCACCATTCTGCTGGCGGCTTCATCCGCAGTATTTGGCATGCTCGCTCTGAACGGTCTCCCGCGGCCTTATCACCCGCTGTTTGCCGTTCCGCAGTTTTCAAAGGCGAGCCTTGACGGTTACTTCATCGGGATTCAGGCGATTGATCCGCTTTTCGACATGGAAGCAACGACCAAACTGCTTCACGAACTCCATGCGAAGGAGGTGCTGCATGTTCCTTCCGGAGAATAA
- a CDS encoding SCO family protein has translation MSGPRTIWRSIATGLGALALLVCAASANTASAQAPPPDIGFDQNLGAQLPLDLKFQDENGETVELKSYFGKKPVVLMPVYYKCPMLCGLELNGLVRCLRGLNMSIGMTAEKDFEILTYSIDHREKPALATQKRRQYLAAYDCPAANDGWHFLTGDEESIKKLNEVIGFRTQYDEITGQYAHAAGLVVCTPDGMLSRYLYGVEFEPKDLRLAVVESSEGKVGGLSEHILLYCFRYDPASGKYGLAIMNFLRAGGVLTLLILGTAITMMLRKERGMMESHRLLEGSTHG, from the coding sequence ATGTCCGGTCCGCGAACAATCTGGCGAAGCATTGCGACAGGCCTGGGGGCGCTGGCCCTGCTGGTCTGCGCAGCGTCGGCCAACACCGCGTCCGCACAGGCGCCTCCTCCTGATATTGGCTTCGACCAGAACCTGGGGGCTCAGCTTCCGCTCGATCTGAAGTTCCAGGACGAAAATGGCGAGACGGTCGAACTGAAAAGCTACTTCGGCAAAAAGCCCGTCGTGCTGATGCCGGTGTATTACAAGTGCCCGATGCTCTGCGGTCTCGAACTCAACGGACTGGTCCGTTGCCTGCGGGGCCTGAACATGAGCATCGGGATGACGGCCGAAAAAGACTTCGAGATCCTGACCTACAGCATCGATCATCGTGAGAAACCGGCATTGGCGACTCAGAAACGTCGGCAATATCTGGCTGCTTACGATTGTCCCGCCGCAAATGACGGCTGGCACTTTCTGACCGGGGATGAAGAGTCGATCAAGAAGCTGAACGAAGTGATTGGCTTCCGCACGCAGTACGACGAGATCACAGGACAGTACGCTCATGCGGCCGGGCTCGTGGTCTGCACGCCTGACGGCATGTTGTCCCGCTATCTGTACGGAGTGGAATTTGAGCCGAAAGACCTGCGGCTGGCGGTGGTTGAGTCGAGCGAAGGGAAAGTCGGCGGCTTGAGCGAACATATTCTGCTGTACTGCTTCCGCTACGATCCGGCTTCGGGAAAGTATGGTCTGGCGATCATGAACTTCTTGCGTGCTGGGGGCGTGTTGACTTTGCTGATACTGGGAACCGCCATCACGATGATGCTGCGCAAGGAACGAGGCATGATGGAATCGCACCGGCTGCTGGAGGGGTCTACCCATGGTTGA
- a CDS encoding c-type cytochrome has protein sequence MFLPENKSWTALKAVACVAGLALIQGCAQEMANQPRVDVMKPSHFSFESVANRTPVPGTIARGQNIETTPVQTGWDGSSLAKTIPVTVDEAFIERGRDRYNIFCQHCHGMAGNGDGMVVQRGFPAPPSYHSDRLRDAPDGQFFVTIRNGIGRMPSLGTRIPVEDRWAIVAYVRALQLSQNIPVDALPEADRQKVK, from the coding sequence ATGTTCCTTCCGGAGAATAAATCGTGGACTGCGTTGAAGGCCGTGGCCTGCGTTGCGGGTTTGGCGCTGATCCAGGGCTGTGCCCAGGAAATGGCGAATCAGCCGCGCGTCGACGTGATGAAGCCGTCGCACTTCAGCTTTGAGAGCGTGGCCAATCGCACGCCTGTTCCGGGCACGATTGCCCGCGGACAGAACATTGAGACCACGCCAGTGCAGACGGGTTGGGACGGCAGTTCGCTGGCCAAGACCATTCCCGTCACCGTTGACGAGGCGTTCATCGAACGCGGTCGCGACCGTTACAACATCTTCTGCCAGCACTGCCACGGCATGGCTGGCAATGGAGACGGAATGGTGGTGCAGCGCGGTTTCCCGGCACCGCCAAGTTATCACTCTGACCGTCTGCGGGATGCCCCGGACGGCCAGTTTTTCGTCACGATCCGCAATGGAATCGGCCGCATGCCCTCACTGGGCACCCGCATTCCCGTCGAAGACCGCTGGGCTATCGTGGCCTATGTGCGTGCGTTGCAGTTGAGCCAAAACATCCCGGTCGATGCGCTCCCCGAAGCGGATCGCCAGAAGGTGAAATAA
- the nrfD gene encoding NrfD/PsrC family molybdoenzyme membrane anchor subunit gives MTDHQHPPVVDHPPVPLHPHDTAFRQEPGPPSQIASVSDQISSIVLQPGLHLGWLAGFAFSFCLLQMMLVSIAWLLIKGTGVWGVNIPIGWGFAIVNFVWWVGIGHAGTLISAILLLFRQEWRTSINRFAEAMTLFAVACAGVFPGVHIGRPWFAYWLAPYPNTMGVWPQFRSPLLWDVFAISTYATVSLLFWYVGLIPDLATLRDRAKNKPAQIIYGMMSMGWRGSARHWKRYTDAYLLLAGLATPLVLSVHTIVSFDFAVSQVPGWHATIFPPYFVAGAIFSGFAMVLTIAIPLRSAYHLKAFLTDWHLDNMAKVMLAAGLVVAYGYVFEHFIAWYSDHAAEKFMLWNRMTGPYWWSYWMLMLCNIAIPQLLWSYNVRHNVYALFIISIIINIGMWLERFVIVVTSLHRDYLPSSWGMYYPTIWDWSLYIGSMGLFATLLFLFIRVLPVISIFEMREQVHHEGEE, from the coding sequence ATGACAGACCACCAACACCCTCCCGTTGTCGATCATCCGCCAGTGCCGCTGCACCCGCACGATACGGCCTTCCGTCAGGAACCGGGTCCGCCGTCGCAGATTGCCAGCGTCTCTGATCAGATCAGCTCCATCGTGCTGCAGCCTGGCCTGCATCTCGGGTGGCTCGCCGGTTTCGCGTTTTCCTTCTGTCTGCTGCAGATGATGCTCGTGAGCATCGCCTGGCTGCTGATCAAGGGAACCGGGGTCTGGGGCGTGAACATCCCGATCGGCTGGGGTTTCGCCATCGTGAACTTCGTCTGGTGGGTCGGGATCGGCCACGCTGGAACGCTGATTTCAGCCATCTTGCTGCTGTTCCGTCAGGAATGGCGAACGTCGATCAACCGCTTTGCGGAAGCCATGACGCTGTTTGCCGTGGCCTGCGCCGGCGTGTTCCCAGGCGTTCACATCGGACGACCCTGGTTCGCTTACTGGCTGGCGCCTTATCCGAACACCATGGGCGTCTGGCCGCAGTTCCGCAGCCCGCTGCTGTGGGACGTGTTCGCGATCAGCACCTATGCCACGGTCTCGTTGCTCTTCTGGTACGTCGGTCTGATTCCCGACCTCGCGACCCTCCGCGATCGGGCGAAGAACAAGCCTGCCCAGATCATCTACGGGATGATGTCGATGGGCTGGCGCGGTTCTGCCCGTCACTGGAAACGTTATACCGATGCTTACCTGTTGCTTGCCGGTCTGGCGACGCCGCTGGTGTTGTCTGTGCATACCATCGTGAGCTTCGACTTTGCGGTTTCGCAGGTGCCCGGCTGGCACGCGACCATCTTTCCGCCGTACTTCGTCGCCGGGGCCATTTTCTCCGGTTTCGCGATGGTGCTGACCATCGCCATCCCGCTGCGATCCGCTTACCACCTCAAGGCCTTCCTCACCGACTGGCACCTGGACAACATGGCCAAGGTCATGCTGGCGGCAGGTCTGGTCGTCGCTTACGGGTATGTGTTCGAACACTTCATTGCCTGGTACAGCGATCATGCCGCGGAGAAGTTCATGCTCTGGAACCGCATGACCGGTCCGTACTGGTGGTCTTACTGGATGCTGATGCTCTGCAACATTGCGATTCCACAGCTGTTGTGGTCGTACAACGTCCGGCACAACGTCTATGCCCTGTTCATCATCTCGATCATTATCAACATCGGGATGTGGCTGGAACGCTTTGTGATCGTGGTGACCAGTTTGCACCGCGACTATCTGCCCTCTTCGTGGGGGATGTATTACCCGACGATCTGGGACTGGTCGCTGTACATCGGTTCGATGGGACTGTTTGCAACGCTGCTGTTCCTGTTCATCCGAGTGCTGCCGGTGATTTCGATCTTTGAAATGCGTGAACAGGTTCATCACGAGGGAGAGGAATGA